The following are encoded together in the Cololabis saira isolate AMF1-May2022 chromosome 5, fColSai1.1, whole genome shotgun sequence genome:
- the mphosph6 gene encoding M-phase phosphoprotein 6 — protein MAGDQVKFSKNLLRMKFMQRGLDAETKKQLEEDEKRIISDEHWYLDLPELNAKENLILEEKSFGPCEDLLFGRMSFRGFNPEVEKLMALLNPKDEDEEEEDVSHMQTDVTDEEMALRYESLVGSMKKKFAKKRKSAAAADEDDVNHNTTEAKTKREFLKPQD, from the exons ATGGCGGGGGACCAGGTGAAATTTTCAAAAAACTTGCTTCGCATGAAG TTCATGCAGAGAGGTCTGGACGCTGAAACAAAGAAGCAGCTGGAGGAAGATGAGAAGAGAATCATCAGTGATGAACACTGGTACCTGGACCTGCCAGAACTCAACGCTAAAGA GAACCTGATCCTGGAGGAGAAGAGTTTTGGGCCGTGTGAGGACCTGCTGTTTGGCCGGATGTCCTTCCGAGGGTTTAATCCTGAAGTGGAG AAACTGATGGCTTTGTTGAATCCCaaagatgaagatgaggaggaagaggatgtgAGCCACATGCAGACAGATGTCACAGATGAGGAAATGGCTCTAAG GTATGAGAGTTTAGTGGGGAGCATGAAGAAAAAGTTTGCAAAGAAGCGCAAGAGCGCAGCAGCAGCGGATGAAGACGACGTCAACCACAACACGACGGAGGCAAAGACGAAGAGGGAGTTTCTGAAACCTCAGGACTGA
- the LOC133444469 gene encoding calcium-binding and coiled-coil domain-containing protein 2-like, whose amino-acid sequence MSVHAEEDDVSTPSLTQATASPGPADSACGSTDEPLASATTTQPCTPATPSGPRRKRKRGQVPKPLNAAVFQYLQDMKRLREDWVKSLAWEENVKRRAREEEVKMRAWEEEKRAWEEEWRAWEEERRAWKEELRTWEEERRTYTDAVNRRARELVKSMKEDARRAREEEWRTLLEEKERRKWEEERRAWEAYMAGREACPGGGGEACMGGGGKEACTGGGEEACTGGGE is encoded by the exons ATGTCG GTCCATGCTGAGGAGGATGACGTCTCCACACCAAGCCTCACACAGGCCACTGCTTCACCAGGACCGGCGGACTCGGCATGTGGCTCCACTGACGAGCCATTGGCATCAGCCACGACCACACAGCCATGCACGCCCGCTACACCATCAGGTCCAAGGCGGAAAAGGAAGCGGGGCCAAGTTCCCAAGCCCTTGAATGCAGCCGTGTTCCAGTATCTTCAGGACATGAAGCGTTTACGGGAGGATTGGGTGAAGAGCCTTGCATGGGAGGAGAACGTGAAGAGGCGTGcacgggaggaggaggtgaagaTGCGTgcatgggaggaggagaagcgtgcatgggaggaggagtggcgtgcatgggaggaggagaggcgtgcATGGAAGGAGGAGTTGCGTacatgggaggaggagag GCGTACATATACGGATGCGGTGAATAGGCGTGCACGAGAGTTGGTGAAGAGCATGAAGGAGGATGCGAGGCGTGCACGGGAGGAGGAGTGGCGCACATTGttggaggagaaggagaggcgtaaatgggaggaggagaggcgtgcATGGGAGGCGTACATGGCAGGAAGAGAGGCGTgcccgggaggaggaggagaggcgtgcatgggaggaggaggcaaGGAGGCGTGCACGGGAGGCGGTGAAGAGGCGTGCACGGGAGGCGGTGAATAG
- the LOC133444815 gene encoding zinc finger BED domain-containing protein 4-like — protein MELNQWTRLQCFGHRLHPAIENAVKDDARVKRATGLCKQVVGVFSHSWKKKTALKKAQQELNLPEHSLITECPTRWSSRQKMMGRVLEQSKALSQVLSEDKKTRHLVPTWQDTDVLESINNALAPLQEFTDALSGEAYVSVSYLKPVLHLLRTSTLTESDEDTDLTKEIKSRALGYIEDKYSDPATQELLDITSFLDPRFKTDYISAENVPDVKERVKIEMEQLARKEKRARVSTTDPPGWSRGSAIHHREGKAVIGQLLQEQGCPSSFHYADEGCY, from the exons ATGGAACTTAACCAATGGACCAGACTTCAATGTTTTGGACACAGACTACATCCTGCAATTG AAAATGCTGTTAAAGATGATGCAAGAGTTAAACGGGCAACAGGACTTTGCAAACAGGTGGTTGGTGTCTTCTCTCATAGCTGGAAAAAGAAGACGGCACTGAAAAAGGCACAGCAAGAATTAAATTTACCAGAGCACTCGCTGATAACAGAGTGTCCGACAAGATGGAGCTCAAGGCAAAAAATGATGGGGAGGGTGTTGGAGCAGAGCAAGGCGTTGTCTCAGGTTCTGTCTGAAGACAAGAAGACGCGTCACTTGGTCCCCACTTGGCAGGACACAGATGTCCTTGAATCGATAAACAATGCCCTTGCTCCTCTTCAGGAGTTTACAGATGCCCTGTCCGGTGAAGCCTATGTAAGTGTGTCATACCTGAAGCCAGTTCTCCATCTCCTGAGAACATCAACCCTGActgaaagtgatgaggacacagaTCTTACCAAGGAAATCAAATCAAGAGCTCTTGGCTACATTGAAGATAAATACAGTGACCCCGCCACACAGGAGCTACTGGACATTACTTCTTTCCTGGATCCTAGATTCAAGACTGACTACATAAGTGCAGAGAATGTCCCAGACGTCAAAGAAAGAGTGAAGATTGAAATGGAACAGCTGGCACGAAAG GAAAAGAGGGCTCGTGTCAGCACCACAGATCCCCCAGGGTGGAGCAGAGGCAGCGCCATCCACCACAGGGAAGGGAAAGCAGTCATTGGGCAGCTTCTTCAAGAGCAAGGCTGTCCCTCCTCCTTCCACTACGCAGATGAAGGATGCTATTAA